Below is a window of Allorhizobium pseudoryzae DNA.
GTCCACAACGCACGATAGGATACGAAACAAGACGAAATCTTGGGCTGTAAGTCATTGGAAAAAAACGGTAAGATTTTTGTTCCACCGCCGGCGGATGGAAGCGATTTCAAGGAACTGTTCAAGAAAATGGCTGCTGCGGGTGCCGGACGCCCGTTGGGTGAAGACGGTTTTCCCCAAGGCCCGTGGACGCCGGAGCTGCTGGCGGATGCCATCTCAAAGATCGACGCCAACCGTGTCGGAGTGGATCTTCGCACCGTCCAGCTCTGGTTTCAGGAGAATGACAAAGGGATCAGCCCGGCCAACATTCGCTGGCTGGCACGCATCTTCGGTTGCGACGATCGCGAGGCGACAAATGATTGGCTGAATGAGCTCGGCTCGGCCCAAGCGCGCCTGACCGCCAGGCGGCGGGATCAAAAGAAGACCGGTGGCTCGACTGCGACTGCCCTGCGTGTGCCTGACACGTCAGCGTTAGAAAAGAACCAGGTTCCGCTAACGCCCGTCGTCTCGGTGGACCTTCAAACCATGCCAGCGGAGTTGCCAAGGGGTTTGGCAATCAAGACCGAGGCGATTTTCTCGCACGGATCACATCTGAACTTGCCGGCCTGGATCTTCGCCGGTTCGTCCGCCCTCGGATTCCTCTCTTACATTTTGGGGATCCACAGCATCACCTATGTGCGCGCGGATGGTATCGAGAAGCAGGTTGGCTTTCTGTGGGCGCCGAACTGGACCTTCCTGTTCATGGTGCTGTTGCCACTGTTTTTCGCCGTCGTCATCGAGCTTCTGGGTTTCTGGAAGCATGATGGCCGGCTCAGGCTACTGGCGGAGGCTGATCGTGTAAGGAGCGGCGACGCCTGGACGCTACATTTGCAGGCCAACTCACAGACCTATTGGGCAGTTTTCCTGATCTGCATATTGTTCGCGGGCGTGGTGCAATGGATCGGCGTGCAGCTTATCCCTCTGCTTGAGCAAGCGCAGGATTTTGCCCCGAGCTGGGGGACGATCGGCATCATCAGGCCGGATATCCTATCGACGCCGGCGGCAATCGTATTTACCGCCCTTGCCTATCTCTACATGTCCACAAGCTTTTACCTGCTGTTCGCTGGCCTGATCCTGCTGCATACGATCATCCATGATCTATGGAAGCTTAAACGCGTAGCTGAACTCCTTGGCGAGCAGAGAGCTTGGCCGGACATTAGTGAAATCGGTCTGCGGATCATGCGCGGGGTCTTCAGATGTTCCGTGCTCGTCGTCCTTGCTGCCATCTGCATGAAGGCACAAAGTGCCTATCTTGCATCGCAGGGCCCGGATTTCGTGACATGGCTGGCACGGGATGTCTGGGCTGCGCTGGCAGATTACGACGATGGAGATAGGACCTTCGATTACATCATGCCCACACACTACAGCAGCTTGCTCGTCGTGCTTTCGACCTGCAGCGTCTTTGTGTATGGAGCAATCCGCTTGGGGGATGATCGGCGGCTTCGTTCCCCCCTGTGGAAGATGTCTGCGGTGATCGGTTTGCTTTTCGTCTCATACATGTTGATCGACGCGTTCGATGGTTTCTCTGTTTTGCTGATCGTTACCGCGCTCATTGCGACCTATGGTCTATTCGATCCGGCATTTGAGTCAGCTTGGCGTGCCCGTGAGATAAGAGGCGACAGCCATGTTTCATAATTGGCTGGATCGTTGGGACGAGGGCCGAGCCCAACGCGGCGAAGAGGCCAAGAAGATCACGGACTTCATTCTGGACGCCGATCGTGCATTTCCCGGCATTGGGGCGGCTGAAACGGTAGAGGAGTTTTGCGTTCTGGCGGAAACGGCCGCCGCTGACCCGGAGTACTTTGAGCCGCCTGATGCGAGCGATCATAGCTTCGAGCTGCGGGATGGCTGGCTGACATTCCCCTCAGACGTTGCAACCGATGTTGCTGAAAACAACATCGTGTGGGCCAAGATCACCGAGAGCGGAAAACGCGATCAGGCGGTGGTGATCTTCCATCACTGGAACGCCGAAAGTCGCAACCGGCAGATTACCGGGTTCCTCTCCTGGCAAGGGGTCACAGTCATCGAGATCGCCATGCCTTACCACTTGGAGCGCAAGCGCCCGGTCTCGCTCTATGCCGATTACATGCTCAGCGCCAATCTCGGCCGAACGGTGCAGGCCGTCAGACAGGCTGTATGGGACGGGCGCAAGCTTATCCGCTGGCTGAAGCGCGAGGGGTATCGGGATGTTTCCGTCCTCGGGATGAGTCTTGGTTCCTGGATAGCCGGACTGGTCGCGGCGCATGAAACCGCCGTTTCTCGGGCGTCGCTGTTCCTCACGGCAGGAAGCCTCGCCGAAATGGTATGGACCGGGCGCGCAACCCGATCGATCCGGAAAAGCCTCGAGCCGCATCTTACGCTTGCCCAGCTGCAAAGAGCTTGGGCACCACTTAATCTCGAAAACCATGCAGACAGGCTGGCGCGGCCAAGCCTCGAGCTTCATGTCATACTGGCATTGAGGGACACGGTTGTTTTGCCGGACCTGTCAGAACGCCTGCTACGGAGGCTGAAGAATGCCGGAGCCAGAGTGAGCGTGGTGCAACTGAATTGCGGCCACTACTCTCTTGCGCGGCCACCCTACATCTTGAGAGCTGGCTGGAGCCTGAAGCGGTTTCTGTTGCGCAAGCGTGAGGCCGCCCAGGCTTAGGAGCCCTTGAGCGCCGCGTCGAGCGGCACCCAACCGCTATGAGGGGAGCCCCCTTCGGCCCCTCCCCTCAAACTCCCCTTCCCCCTCACGACGGGCGCGCCGCGCAAGCGGGACGGCTCACTGAGGCCTGTGGTCGTTTCCGCCTAGGAGCGTCGACGCGAGCTCAACCACCGCTGCAGCATCACGGTGATGGAGATCCGACCTGGCGGCCGGACAACGATTTGCCGGTTGAAGGCAAAGGCGACGGCCGGGGCTACGAAGGCCGCGTTTTCGGGCCGCTCCTTAGCGGCCGTACGTAATCTAATGCTGCGCACGATATGTCAGGCCCCGCCATGGCGTGCAATCCTAAAGGGTTCTCCTCTCCGCTTCGCTCCGTTGCGATCGCTGCGCGATGCACTCGGCAGTTCCATCCTTATTCGAGCTTCGCGATTACGCACAACCATTAAGGAGGAACCTCTGATGAAAACGCTCGTAACCTTCTGCCAGAAAACCGGCCGTCGCCTTCGCCAGTTCATCAACCGGCAAATCGCGAAGTTGTCCCAAAAGGGCCAACTTCGGTTCTCCATCGCCGTGATGCTTCCGCTCATCGCCAAGGTCGAGTTCAGCTATCAAGTCGAGCTCAACAGCAAGGCCGAAAACGACCACAGGCCTCAGTGAGTTACAGCCGCACCCTGCCCTGCAGGGTGCGGCCTATCCGTCGTGATCCCGAACCCGCGGCCTTGCGCGCGCCCGTAGGAAGCATATTTGCTGGAAGATGACAGACTTTCCAAAAGCGCCACCCGAAAAGGACGAAAGCCGCTACATCGCGTGTCAGATGGCGGTGGAGACTGTTTTGCAGGACCTGGTAGAGGATGCCATGCGCCGAGGTTGGGAGGATACGGAAGTCCTCTCCGCTATTACAGAGGTTGCTGACAACCTCATGCTGGCGGTGGCTGCAAATCGGGATCTAGACCTGCTTCTCGCTGCTCTGCGAAGAAAAATGCCCCCGCCCAATCTTGCCAGCTAAGCAGGGTTCGACGCGATCATGCTTGGTATCCAACACGAGGCGCGGCTGTTCAGGGGCGCGAGTTCTCAGGCGTCCGCTTCGCGGCACCTCAGGCTGAGGGCTGAATGACACTCCAACGAGCGAAGTCAGCCTTCGCCCCGAAGGAGACATTCCGGGACAAATAGCCGCCAGACGGCTACGCGTCTTCAGAGAAGACATGAGCTGCTTCGAAGTTGACGGCTGTATTGGGGCCGACGAACGAACACGGTCGTTGGCGATCGAATGCTATGCCGCGGCTTCGCGCCTTCACTTCGGTAATTGGCCGGATGCAACAACTGCGATGGTCGTTCGATTTGCGCACGCGCAAAACTCAGTTCAGTGGACTATTTCACAAGTGAGTTCGATACCGAAACCGATGGTTCGCAGGTGATGAGCGATATTCAGGAGAAGGTGGTCGCGCTTGCCATAGCGCTCGCAGATCTCATTGACTTGTTCGCTGATGGCCCCCCTCAGCGTTTCAGGCACCGCGAACTCCGCGATGACATACGCTTCGCGACCAATCGCGTAAACCGGACAACCTGTAGCCAAAAGCTCCTCTACGAAGGCAGGTATCTGATCCTCGGTCATGACTCATGGACCCTAGGACACGGCGGCAAACTTTGTGGTCAAGCCGTCAGCCGACCTAGCGGCCAGCTCGGTTATCGGTGATGGAATCCCGAAAAAGTACCCTTGTGCGATGTCACATCCGAGTGTTCTCAAAACTTCGAGCTGATCGGCGTTTTCGACACCTTCTGCAACGACCTTGTGTCCAAGACCATGGGCCATTGCGATAACGGATGACACTATGATCCGGCTATCATGGCTTGTGGCGATGTCCTGAACCAGTGAGCGGTCGATCTTCAGAAAATCGTAAGGGAGCTTGGAGAGCTGTGCCAAGTTCGAAAACCCGGTTCCGAAATCGTCGATCGCCACTTTGAACCCTGCGGCCCTTAGCGCCTCAAGATGCTGACGAGCCTTGTCAAGATCCAGCATCGCAACCGACTCTGTCACCTCCAACTCCAGATCGCTTGGCTTGATGCCACGAGACACAACATAGGAGGAGAGCTTCTCGGCGAAGTTTTCGTCTGCGAACTGGGTTGGGCATACATTAACAGCTACCCGTGCTGACAATCCTGGGTTACTCAGTTCACCCACATCTTGCGCAACAATCGACATAACCTTGCGACCGATCCGCTCCAGTCCGTCACCAGCGGCGGCGACATCTAGAAAGCTGCCCGGATACAGCAGTCCCCGTGTGGGATGCGCCCATCTGACCAGAGCTTCATAGCTTTCGACTTCACCAGATTTGAGGTCGATTTTAGACTGGTAGTGAACAACCATCTCGTCGTTGTCTATCGCATGGACGAAATCTCGCTCAAGCTCTGCACGGTCAATAGCCTTTTCGCGCATCAGGTCATCGAAGACTGCATAGGTTCCGCGTCCTCGGCTCTTGGCCTCATACATTGCCATGTCGGCATGTTTCAGCGTGTCGGCACAAGATATGCCCCCGCCGAGTGCTGCAATACCCACGCTCGCACCAATCTGGATTCGCCTTTGGCCGATAACGAAAGGATCAGCCAAAGCATCGATCAGTTGTTGAGCAATTTGGTTGATCTCCTGTTGGCTATTTTCACCCGTCACCAGGACAACAAATTCGTCCCCGGCGAAGCGAAAAAGGAGCCGGCACCCGGGCGATGCGACATCAACGGTATCTGGGGTGAGGCAAAGATTCACATTCTCAGCGGTAATCTGGAGACCATCGACCAGCATTCTGGAGGACGCCATCTTGAGCAGCTTGTCTCCTATCTGGTGGCCGTAAAGATCGTTGACCTGCTTGAAGCGGTCGAGGTCGATGAACAGGATATGCCCGGATAGCTTCTCGGCTCTCTCAAGGAGCTCGTTAAGGACTGCGCGATTGGGAAGACCTGTTATGCCGTCTTCGTAAGCCAGCGTATTGATTTTGGAGACATTGTCGTTGAGCCGCGCCACCATTTTTCGGAAGCTCTCAGCCAGGCCTCCGACTTCGCATCGGCAGTCCACCGTCACAACGGTTTCATAGTTGCCCGAAGCGATGGCTTCTGTGCTCGCCTTCAGGTTCTGAATCGGACGGGTCAACCGCCCGGTCATGTAGTAAGTGAAGCTAGAGGCGGCAGCAATCGAGGCCACGAGCTTGGCATACCCGACTGCGGTCAACGAGTGAGAAGTCTCAGCATCTTGGTATTCCAGAAGGTAGAACACCAGTGCGGCAATCAGGGAGCTAAACACGCCAATCATTATGGTGAATCTAACACGCAGGCTATTCAGGCCATGCCCCAAGATTCGCCCTGTAATCAGCTCGGTGTCAACTTCCATTACTGCACACTCTCCATGGATGGATTAGCGGACCGATTTTGATCGGCCCGCCAGTCTGCGTCTCGATTTCGGAAGCTTAGAAATCCTCCCACGCCTCGTTCTTTACTGCGGTATTGCCTCTGACGGCTGTGGCAACCCGGCTGATCAGCCTGCGGGCTGGCGACGCAGTGGGGGCATTCACGGAGGTAACTTCCGAAGGCGCAGACCTGTTCTGCGAACTGCCGATCTCGAAGCGACCAATGAGCTGAAAGAGTGCTTCTGCTTCCTTGGCGAGAGAGTGGCTAGCGGCGGTCGATTCCTCGACCATGGCCGCATTTTGCTGCGTACCCTGGTCCATCGTGTTGACTGCCGTATTGATCTCTTTCAGACCTGTCGCCTGTTCCTTGGCGCCTTCCACAATTGCGGTAACATTGACGCTGACCGCTTGGACCTGAGATACGATATGCTCAAGTGCCTTGCCTGTTTCTGTGACAAGATGAACGCCGTTCTCCACCTGCTCGCCAGACTTCGAGATCAATGTCTTGATCTCCTTTGCCGCTGAGGCCGACCGTTGGGCCAGCTCCCGCACCTCTTGAGCGACTACAGCAAAGCCCTTGCCAGCCTCTCCGGCACGTGCCGCTTCGACGCCCGCGTTGAGTGCTAGCAGGTTCGTCTGGAAGGCGATCTCATCGATGACACCGATAATGCTTGAGATTTCGCGCGACGACGACTCGATCTCCTGCATTGCATGAACTGCACGATTCACGATCTCTCCTGACCGCTCG
It encodes the following:
- a CDS encoding RcgA family putative transporter, with protein sequence MEKNGKIFVPPPADGSDFKELFKKMAAAGAGRPLGEDGFPQGPWTPELLADAISKIDANRVGVDLRTVQLWFQENDKGISPANIRWLARIFGCDDREATNDWLNELGSAQARLTARRRDQKKTGGSTATALRVPDTSALEKNQVPLTPVVSVDLQTMPAELPRGLAIKTEAIFSHGSHLNLPAWIFAGSSALGFLSYILGIHSITYVRADGIEKQVGFLWAPNWTFLFMVLLPLFFAVVIELLGFWKHDGRLRLLAEADRVRSGDAWTLHLQANSQTYWAVFLICILFAGVVQWIGVQLIPLLEQAQDFAPSWGTIGIIRPDILSTPAAIVFTALAYLYMSTSFYLLFAGLILLHTIIHDLWKLKRVAELLGEQRAWPDISEIGLRIMRGVFRCSVLVVLAAICMKAQSAYLASQGPDFVTWLARDVWAALADYDDGDRTFDYIMPTHYSSLLVVLSTCSVFVYGAIRLGDDRRLRSPLWKMSAVIGLLFVSYMLIDAFDGFSVLLIVTALIATYGLFDPAFESAWRAREIRGDSHVS
- a CDS encoding alpha/beta fold hydrolase, with product MFHNWLDRWDEGRAQRGEEAKKITDFILDADRAFPGIGAAETVEEFCVLAETAAADPEYFEPPDASDHSFELRDGWLTFPSDVATDVAENNIVWAKITESGKRDQAVVIFHHWNAESRNRQITGFLSWQGVTVIEIAMPYHLERKRPVSLYADYMLSANLGRTVQAVRQAVWDGRKLIRWLKREGYRDVSVLGMSLGSWIAGLVAAHETAVSRASLFLTAGSLAEMVWTGRATRSIRKSLEPHLTLAQLQRAWAPLNLENHADRLARPSLELHVILALRDTVVLPDLSERLLRRLKNAGARVSVVQLNCGHYSLARPPYILRAGWSLKRFLLRKREAAQA
- a CDS encoding bifunctional diguanylate cyclase/phosphodiesterase; its protein translation is MEVDTELITGRILGHGLNSLRVRFTIMIGVFSSLIAALVFYLLEYQDAETSHSLTAVGYAKLVASIAAASSFTYYMTGRLTRPIQNLKASTEAIASGNYETVVTVDCRCEVGGLAESFRKMVARLNDNVSKINTLAYEDGITGLPNRAVLNELLERAEKLSGHILFIDLDRFKQVNDLYGHQIGDKLLKMASSRMLVDGLQITAENVNLCLTPDTVDVASPGCRLLFRFAGDEFVVLVTGENSQQEINQIAQQLIDALADPFVIGQRRIQIGASVGIAALGGGISCADTLKHADMAMYEAKSRGRGTYAVFDDLMREKAIDRAELERDFVHAIDNDEMVVHYQSKIDLKSGEVESYEALVRWAHPTRGLLYPGSFLDVAAAGDGLERIGRKVMSIVAQDVGELSNPGLSARVAVNVCPTQFADENFAEKLSSYVVSRGIKPSDLELEVTESVAMLDLDKARQHLEALRAAGFKVAIDDFGTGFSNLAQLSKLPYDFLKIDRSLVQDIATSHDSRIIVSSVIAMAHGLGHKVVAEGVENADQLEVLRTLGCDIAQGYFFGIPSPITELAARSADGLTTKFAAVS